A genomic window from Nocardioides rotundus includes:
- a CDS encoding helix-turn-helix domain-containing protein gives MTDQQSPQDVNDPKFLTVAEVAAMMRVSKMTVYRLVHSGELPAVRVGRSFRVTEEDVHDYLRKSFYSAG, from the coding sequence ATGACTGACCAGCAGTCCCCTCAGGACGTCAACGACCCGAAGTTCCTCACCGTGGCCGAGGTGGCCGCGATGATGCGGGTCTCCAAGATGACGGTCTATCGCCTCGTGCACAGCGGGGAGCTCCCGGCGGTCCGCGTCGGCCGCTCCTTCCGGGTGACCGAGGAGGACGTGCACGACTACCTGCGCAAGTCCTTCTACAGCGCCGGCTGA
- a CDS encoding lysophospholipid acyltransferase family protein → MADAEVIPLGTHGRPGRGTGKRKPSSSSRGLAGGKASAKPAAKKADAPRAEAPPQADRPAARTEDRVPDGGIPVGEWLAAITGAAREVFGEDWESRLAQVLAFVRRRLEGDYTVDSFGFDAELTERFALAAIRPIAERWFRLEVRGIENIPDTGGALVVSNHSGTVPMDGLVTMYAAHRYAGRFLRPLGADLVFRLPVVSAVARRTGATLACNEDAERMLREGELVGVWPEGFKGIGKPFSERYRLQRFGRGGFVSAAVRTGVPILPLSVVGAEEIYPLVGNVPALARLLGVPYIPITPFFPWLGPLGMVPLPSKWILEFGEPIRTDEFEEGAADDPMLVFDVTDQVRESIQQNLYSLLRDRPSPFSR, encoded by the coding sequence GTGGCTGACGCCGAGGTGATCCCGCTGGGCACGCACGGCCGCCCCGGTCGCGGCACCGGCAAGCGGAAGCCGTCCTCCTCCTCGCGCGGCCTGGCCGGGGGGAAGGCGAGCGCCAAGCCGGCTGCGAAGAAGGCCGACGCCCCGAGGGCGGAGGCTCCTCCGCAGGCCGACCGGCCGGCCGCCCGCACCGAGGACCGGGTCCCCGACGGCGGGATCCCGGTCGGCGAGTGGCTCGCCGCGATCACCGGCGCGGCCCGCGAGGTCTTCGGCGAGGACTGGGAGTCCCGGCTGGCCCAGGTCCTCGCCTTCGTCCGGCGTCGGCTCGAGGGCGACTACACCGTCGACTCCTTCGGCTTCGACGCCGAGCTCACCGAGCGGTTCGCGCTCGCGGCGATCCGGCCGATCGCCGAGCGCTGGTTCCGCCTGGAGGTCCGTGGGATCGAGAACATCCCCGACACCGGCGGCGCGCTGGTGGTCTCCAACCACTCCGGGACCGTCCCGATGGACGGCCTGGTGACGATGTACGCCGCCCATCGCTACGCCGGCCGGTTCCTCCGACCGCTCGGGGCCGACCTGGTCTTCCGGCTGCCCGTGGTCAGCGCGGTGGCGCGGCGGACCGGCGCCACGCTGGCCTGCAACGAGGACGCCGAGCGGATGCTGCGCGAGGGCGAGCTGGTCGGCGTGTGGCCCGAGGGCTTCAAGGGGATCGGCAAGCCGTTCTCCGAGCGCTACCGGCTCCAGCGCTTCGGCCGCGGCGGCTTCGTGTCCGCGGCCGTGCGCACCGGCGTACCCATCCTCCCGCTCTCCGTCGTCGGCGCCGAGGAGATCTATCCCCTTGTCGGGAACGTCCCCGCGCTGGCGCGGCTGCTGGGGGTGCCCTACATCCCGATCACGCCGTTCTTCCCCTGGCTCGGGCCGCTGGGCATGGTGCCGCTGCCGTCGAAGTGGATCCTGGAGTTCGGCGAGCCGATCCGCACCGACGAGTTCGAGGAGGGCGCGGCCGACGACCCGATGCTGGTCTTCGACGTGACCGACCAGGTGCGCGAGAGCATCCAGCAGAACCTCTACTCCCTGCTGCGCGACCGGCCCTCGCCCTTCTCCCGCTGA
- the proC gene encoding pyrroline-5-carboxylate reductase, which yields MTTAILGAGVMGETLLSGLVRAGRRVDHLVVGEKRRERAQELEERYGVAVLSNAEAARKAETVAIVVKPQDMGDLLAEIAPELRPGQLVVSLAAGITTAFIESRVPEGVAVVRVMPNTPALVDEGMATISPGSHCDDRHLAEAEALMASVGRVLRVPERQQDAVTAISGSGPAYLFFVIESMIEAGVHLGLPRATATELVVQTVVGSAKMIRETGDHPVVLREQVTSPGGTTAAALRELEVHKVRAAFLAALEAARDRSRELAEGQ from the coding sequence ATGACCACCGCGATCCTCGGTGCCGGCGTGATGGGCGAGACCCTGCTCTCCGGCCTGGTCCGCGCCGGTCGTCGCGTGGACCACCTCGTGGTGGGGGAGAAGCGCCGCGAGCGCGCGCAGGAGCTGGAGGAGAGGTACGGCGTCGCCGTGCTCTCCAACGCCGAGGCGGCCCGCAAGGCCGAGACCGTGGCGATCGTGGTCAAGCCCCAGGACATGGGCGACCTGCTCGCCGAGATCGCACCCGAGCTGCGGCCGGGCCAGCTCGTCGTCAGCCTGGCCGCCGGCATCACCACCGCCTTCATCGAGTCCCGCGTGCCCGAGGGCGTGGCGGTGGTCCGGGTCATGCCGAACACCCCCGCGCTGGTCGACGAGGGCATGGCCACGATCTCGCCCGGCTCGCACTGCGACGACCGGCACCTGGCCGAGGCGGAGGCGCTGATGGCCTCGGTGGGCCGGGTGCTGCGGGTCCCGGAGCGGCAGCAGGACGCGGTGACCGCGATCAGCGGCTCCGGGCCGGCGTACCTCTTCTTCGTCATCGAGTCGATGATCGAGGCCGGCGTGCACCTCGGGCTGCCGCGGGCGACCGCGACCGAGCTGGTCGTCCAGACCGTGGTCGGCTCGGCGAAGATGATCCGGGAGACCGGCGACCACCCGGTCGTGCTGCGCGAGCAGGTCACCTCCCCGGGAGGCACCACCGCGGCGGCCCTCCGCGAGCTGGAGGTGCACAAGGTCCGCGCCGCGTTCCTCGCCGCGCTGGAGGCCGCGCGGGACCGATCTCGGGAGCTCGCCGAGGGGCAGTGA
- a CDS encoding proline dehydrogenase family protein, whose translation MSLLRQPLLMLSRSGAIKNVVSTMPVSSGIVHSYVPGETTQAAVDATAGLVADGLTVTLDFLGEDTLDRARADATAAAYVELLEALAARDLAGSAEVSVKLSAVGQMLPGEGERVALEHARTICRAASNAGTTVTLDMEDHTTTDSTLGILRELRQDFPETGAVLQAYLHRTEADCRALAQEGSRVRLCKGAYNEPEEVAYQDKVDVDRSYVRCLKVLLGGPGYPMIATHDPRMIEIATSLVGSLGREQGTYEFQMLYGIRPEEQKRLAENGETVRVYVPYGQEWYGYLMRRLAERPQNLSFFLKSLVSKK comes from the coding sequence ATGTCCCTGCTCCGGCAACCCCTGCTGATGCTCTCTCGCAGCGGCGCGATCAAGAACGTCGTGTCCACGATGCCCGTCTCCTCGGGGATCGTGCACAGCTACGTGCCCGGCGAGACCACGCAGGCCGCGGTGGACGCGACCGCGGGCCTGGTCGCCGACGGCCTGACGGTGACCCTGGACTTCCTCGGCGAGGACACCCTGGACCGGGCCCGGGCCGACGCGACGGCCGCGGCCTACGTCGAGCTCCTGGAGGCGCTCGCGGCTCGCGACCTGGCAGGGAGCGCGGAGGTCTCGGTGAAGCTCTCGGCGGTCGGCCAGATGCTGCCGGGGGAGGGCGAGCGGGTCGCCCTGGAGCATGCGCGGACCATCTGCCGCGCGGCCAGCAACGCCGGCACCACGGTCACCTTGGACATGGAGGACCACACCACGACCGACTCCACCCTGGGCATCCTGCGCGAGCTGCGGCAGGACTTCCCCGAGACCGGCGCGGTGCTGCAGGCCTACCTCCACCGCACCGAGGCGGACTGTCGCGCACTGGCCCAGGAGGGCTCGCGGGTGCGGCTGTGCAAGGGCGCCTACAACGAGCCGGAGGAGGTCGCCTACCAGGACAAGGTGGACGTTGACCGCTCCTACGTCCGCTGCCTGAAGGTGCTGCTCGGGGGCCCCGGCTACCCGATGATCGCCACCCACGACCCGCGGATGATCGAGATCGCCACCTCGCTGGTCGGCAGCCTCGGTCGCGAGCAGGGGACCTATGAGTTCCAGATGCTCTACGGCATCCGGCCCGAGGAGCAGAAGCGGCTGGCCGAGAACGGCGAGACGGTGCGCGTCTACGTGCCGTACGGTCAGGAGTGGTACGGCTACCTCATGCGCCGGCTCGCCGAGCGGCCGCAGAACCTGTCGTTCTTCCTCAAGTCCCTGGTCTCCAAGAAGTAG
- a CDS encoding TetR/AcrR family transcriptional regulator, producing MSGARRGRRPGSPDTRAAILAAARESFASSGFAGTTVRGVASAAGVDAALVHHYFGTKDQLFLAAVELPVDPREVLAPVAAGGPDGAGERLLAAFLGVWDDPGLQPGLLAAARSIMVPGGQELIREGFLPVIIRPVLGPLAPDREEERISLVASQLLGLVVARYLLAVEPLASLPADAVVAAIGPTLQRYLTGDLG from the coding sequence GTGAGCGGCGCCCGTCGCGGGCGGCGCCCGGGGTCGCCGGACACCCGGGCGGCGATCCTGGCGGCGGCCCGGGAGTCCTTCGCCTCCTCGGGCTTCGCGGGTACGACGGTCCGCGGCGTCGCCTCGGCGGCCGGCGTCGACGCGGCCCTGGTGCACCACTACTTCGGCACCAAGGACCAGCTCTTCCTCGCCGCCGTCGAGCTCCCGGTCGACCCGCGCGAGGTGCTCGCGCCGGTGGCCGCCGGCGGCCCGGACGGCGCCGGGGAGCGGCTGCTCGCCGCCTTCCTCGGTGTCTGGGACGACCCCGGCCTGCAACCGGGGCTGCTCGCCGCCGCCCGCTCGATCATGGTCCCCGGCGGCCAGGAGCTGATCCGGGAGGGCTTCCTGCCCGTCATCATCCGGCCCGTGCTCGGGCCGCTCGCCCCCGACCGCGAGGAGGAGCGCATCTCGCTGGTCGCCAGCCAGCTCCTCGGGCTGGTGGTCGCGCGCTACCTGCTGGCCGTCGAGCCGCTCGCCTCGCTCCCGGCCGACGCCGTGGTCGCGGCGATCGGGCCCACGCTGCAGCGCTACCTCACCGGCGACCTCGGCTGA
- a CDS encoding acetoin utilization protein AcuC, whose amino-acid sequence MEPAQDCDGPSTVVFDKTLTEYDFGPGHPMSPIRVDLTMRLAEELGILDEGRLRTVPAPVADEETIATVHTPELIRAVTECGTIPGHIDLAHGLGSEDNPVFKDMHRAAAHVVGASVEAFRQVWSGESLHAANIAGGLHHAMPNTSSGFCIYNDIAVGIQSLLDQGAERVAYVDVDVHHGDGVERIFYDDPRVLTISLHETGQLLFPGTGFPQDVGGPDARGSAVNVALPPGTSDPGWLRAFHAVVPPLLRAFEPEVLVTQHGCDSHMEDPLAHMMLSVDGQRAAYQTLHELAHEVAGGRWVATGGGGYAIIDVVPRAWAHLLAIVAGAPLDPATETPSGWREYVREQLDHTPPFRMTDGRTPQWRDWADGYDPDTWLDRAVMATRNEVFPFHGLDPLP is encoded by the coding sequence ATGGAGCCAGCGCAGGACTGCGACGGTCCGTCCACGGTCGTCTTCGACAAGACCCTGACGGAGTACGACTTCGGCCCCGGGCACCCGATGTCGCCGATCCGGGTGGACCTGACGATGCGCCTGGCCGAGGAGCTCGGGATCCTGGACGAGGGCCGGCTGCGCACGGTGCCGGCGCCGGTGGCCGACGAGGAGACCATCGCCACCGTCCACACGCCGGAGCTGATCCGCGCGGTCACCGAGTGCGGCACGATCCCCGGGCACATCGACCTCGCGCACGGCCTCGGCTCGGAGGACAACCCGGTCTTCAAGGACATGCACCGCGCGGCCGCCCACGTGGTCGGGGCCAGTGTCGAGGCGTTCCGCCAGGTGTGGAGCGGGGAGTCGCTGCACGCGGCCAACATCGCCGGCGGCCTGCATCACGCGATGCCGAACACCTCCAGCGGCTTCTGCATCTACAACGACATCGCCGTGGGCATCCAGAGCCTGCTCGACCAGGGCGCGGAGCGGGTCGCCTACGTCGACGTCGACGTCCACCACGGCGACGGGGTGGAGCGGATCTTCTACGACGACCCGCGGGTGCTCACCATCTCCCTGCACGAGACCGGCCAGCTGCTCTTCCCCGGGACCGGGTTCCCCCAGGACGTGGGCGGCCCGGACGCGAGGGGGAGCGCGGTGAACGTGGCGCTCCCGCCGGGTACGTCGGACCCGGGCTGGCTGCGCGCCTTCCATGCCGTCGTGCCCCCGCTGCTGCGGGCCTTCGAGCCGGAGGTGCTGGTCACCCAGCACGGCTGCGACTCCCACATGGAGGACCCGCTGGCCCACATGATGCTGAGCGTGGACGGCCAGCGCGCGGCGTACCAGACGCTGCACGAGCTCGCCCATGAGGTCGCCGGGGGCCGCTGGGTCGCGACCGGGGGCGGCGGCTACGCGATCATCGACGTGGTGCCGCGGGCGTGGGCCCACCTGCTCGCGATCGTCGCGGGCGCCCCCCTTGACCCCGCGACCGAGACGCCCTCAGGCTGGCGGGAGTACGTTCGGGAGCAGTTGGACCACACCCCGCCGTTCCGGATGACCGACGGCCGGACGCCGCAGTGGCGGGACTGGGCCGACGGGTACGACCCCGACACCTGGCTGGACCGGGCGGTGATGGCGACGCGGAACGAGGTGTTCCCGTTCCACGGGCTGGACCCGCTGCCCTGA
- a CDS encoding ABC transporter ATP-binding protein — translation MMKNAVEISDLVVVRGGREVLPGLDLSLDPTDGVVGLLGPSGGGKTTLLRCLVGVQRVASGTVTVFGEPAGSRALRDRIGYVTQAASVYDDLTVAENLAFFARVLGVPRADVQRVVDAVDLGDHADQVVGRLSGGQRSRASLAVALLGEPDLLVLDEPTVGLDPLLREELWAVFHRISEGGAVVVVSSHVMDEAERCDRLLLMREGELIADGSPAAIRERTGACDVEHAFLSLVRDHAGTGGEGAR, via the coding sequence ATGATGAAAAACGCGGTCGAGATCAGCGACCTGGTCGTCGTGCGCGGCGGGCGGGAGGTGCTGCCCGGGCTGGACCTCAGCCTCGATCCCACGGACGGAGTGGTGGGGCTGCTCGGCCCGTCCGGCGGCGGCAAGACGACCCTGCTGCGCTGCCTGGTCGGCGTGCAGCGCGTCGCGTCGGGCACGGTCACGGTCTTCGGCGAGCCGGCGGGGAGCCGGGCGCTGCGGGATCGGATCGGCTACGTGACCCAGGCGGCGAGTGTGTACGACGACCTCACCGTCGCCGAGAACCTCGCCTTCTTCGCTCGCGTGCTCGGCGTCCCGCGCGCGGACGTGCAGCGGGTGGTCGACGCGGTGGACCTCGGCGACCACGCCGACCAGGTCGTGGGCCGGCTCTCGGGCGGCCAGCGCTCCCGCGCGAGCCTGGCCGTGGCCCTGCTTGGCGAGCCCGACCTGCTGGTCCTCGACGAGCCGACGGTCGGCCTCGACCCGCTCCTGCGCGAGGAGCTCTGGGCGGTCTTCCACCGGATCTCCGAGGGCGGCGCGGTGGTGGTCGTGTCCAGCCATGTCATGGACGAGGCGGAGCGCTGCGACCGGCTGCTGCTGATGCGCGAGGGTGAGCTGATCGCCGACGGGTCGCCGGCCGCGATCCGCGAGCGGACCGGAGCGTGCGACGTCGAGCACGCGTTCCTTTCCCTGGTCCGCGACCATGCCGGCACCGGAGGGGAGGGTGCCCGATGA
- a CDS encoding ABC transporter permease: protein MSPRITLAVAGRVLTQIRRDRRTAAMLLLLPTLLMTLLWWIFQDSPAQVFDSVAPALLALFPFFIMFLVTSVTTLRERSSGTLERLLVLPMGKLDLLIGYALAFGLLAAIQSGLAVAVSVGLLGMDLVGPVWLLTVVAVADAVLGATLGLFLSAFASTEFQAVQFMPAVVVPQMLLCGLLVPRDRLPAVLEAISDVLPLSYAVDAMKHLAAFDTTGEVWRDTGVIAAFIAAALVLGAATLRRRTA, encoded by the coding sequence ATGAGCCCCCGCATCACGCTCGCGGTCGCCGGCCGCGTGCTCACCCAGATCCGCCGGGACCGCCGCACCGCCGCGATGCTCCTGCTGCTCCCGACCCTGTTGATGACCCTGCTGTGGTGGATCTTCCAGGACTCCCCGGCGCAGGTCTTCGACAGTGTGGCGCCCGCGCTGCTGGCGCTGTTCCCGTTCTTCATCATGTTCCTGGTGACCAGCGTGACCACGCTGCGCGAGCGCTCCAGCGGGACGCTCGAACGGCTGCTGGTGCTGCCGATGGGCAAGCTGGACCTGCTGATCGGCTACGCCCTGGCCTTCGGGCTGCTCGCCGCGATCCAGTCCGGCCTGGCGGTGGCGGTCAGCGTCGGCCTGCTCGGGATGGACCTGGTGGGTCCGGTCTGGCTGCTCACCGTGGTCGCGGTCGCCGACGCGGTGCTCGGCGCAACGCTCGGGCTGTTCCTCAGCGCGTTCGCCAGCACCGAGTTCCAGGCCGTGCAGTTCATGCCCGCCGTGGTCGTGCCGCAGATGCTGCTGTGCGGCCTGCTCGTCCCGCGCGACCGGCTGCCCGCGGTCCTGGAGGCGATCAGCGACGTGCTGCCGCTGTCCTACGCCGTGGACGCGATGAAGCACCTGGCCGCCTTCGACACCACTGGGGAGGTGTGGCGGGACACCGGCGTCATCGCGGCGTTCATCGCGGCCGCGCTCGTGCTCGGTGCGGCGACGCTGAGGCGCCGTACCGCCTGA
- a CDS encoding NAD-dependent epimerase/dehydratase family protein produces MAGGGVVLVTGISRDLGRRAARYIAGQPGVEKVIGVDVVPPRGDIGDVSFVRADIRTPVIAKVLAKEDVDTVVHMSVIATPGRVGGRNTMKELNVIGTMQLLAACQKSASVKHLVVKSTGTFYGASSRDPAMFTEDMQPRSVPRAGYAKDVYEVEGYVRGFARRRPDVGITLLRCANVIGAHVESPMTSYFRLPVIPTVFGFDPRLQFLHEDDLMRVLVHSVQSGAHGTFNVAGDGTLMLSQAIRRMGRVAMPMPGPAVGGLGTALKKARMADFSPEQIAYLTFGRGIDTTKMRDELGFEPDYTTAEAFAEFANSVAPAARPADRVIGGLASGLQAAGVRRG; encoded by the coding sequence ATGGCTGGCGGGGGTGTCGTCCTGGTCACGGGGATCTCCCGTGACCTCGGTCGGCGCGCCGCCCGCTACATCGCCGGCCAGCCCGGCGTGGAGAAGGTCATCGGCGTGGACGTCGTCCCTCCGCGCGGGGACATCGGCGACGTCTCCTTCGTGCGGGCCGACATCCGCACCCCGGTCATCGCCAAGGTGCTGGCCAAGGAGGACGTCGACACCGTCGTCCACATGAGCGTCATCGCCACCCCCGGCCGCGTCGGTGGGCGGAACACGATGAAGGAGCTCAACGTCATCGGGACGATGCAGCTGCTCGCCGCCTGTCAGAAGTCCGCGTCGGTCAAGCACCTGGTGGTGAAGTCCACCGGCACCTTCTACGGCGCGAGCAGCCGCGACCCGGCGATGTTCACCGAGGACATGCAGCCGCGCTCGGTCCCGCGCGCGGGCTACGCCAAGGACGTCTACGAGGTCGAGGGCTACGTCCGCGGCTTCGCGCGGCGCCGCCCCGACGTCGGCATCACCCTGCTGCGCTGCGCCAACGTGATCGGCGCGCACGTCGAGTCCCCGATGACGTCGTACTTCCGGCTGCCGGTGATCCCGACCGTCTTCGGCTTCGACCCGCGGCTGCAGTTCCTGCACGAGGACGACCTGATGCGCGTCCTGGTGCACTCGGTGCAGTCCGGCGCGCACGGCACGTTCAACGTCGCGGGCGACGGCACCCTGATGCTCTCCCAGGCGATCCGCCGGATGGGCCGGGTGGCCATGCCGATGCCGGGGCCCGCGGTCGGCGGGCTGGGCACGGCGTTGAAGAAGGCGCGCATGGCCGACTTCTCCCCCGAGCAGATCGCCTACCTCACCTTCGGTCGCGGCATCGACACCACCAAGATGCGCGACGAGCTCGGCTTCGAGCCGGACTACACCACCGCCGAGGCGTTCGCGGAGTTCGCCAACAGCGTCGCGCCGGCGGCGCGCCCGGCCGACCGGGTGATCGGCGGCCTCGCCTCGGGCCTGCAGGCGGCGGGGGTGCGCCGTGGCTGA
- a CDS encoding HAD family hydrolase: MSPVIHAVLFDLDDTLMDHQAAADRAVVHWAASMGLTEDPEELAARWTSVSNRHYARYQRRELSVHEQQRARVREFLPHVDLRADPDAQAAFDAYVTLYRSAWTAFPDAGSALRRARAAGLRVGVLTNGEDAVQRAKAARGRLDGLVDAFVASSTLPWSKPDARAFHAACELLGSEPEGTLMVGDSLPVDVLGARAAGLPALLVDRFDRHREADLRGAVRVRSLAEIAFTR; encoded by the coding sequence ATGTCCCCCGTGATCCACGCCGTGCTCTTCGACCTCGACGACACCCTGATGGACCACCAGGCCGCGGCCGATCGCGCGGTCGTGCACTGGGCGGCGTCGATGGGCCTCACCGAGGACCCCGAGGAGCTGGCCGCCCGCTGGACGAGCGTGTCCAACCGGCACTACGCCCGCTACCAGCGCCGGGAGCTGAGCGTGCACGAGCAGCAGCGGGCGCGGGTGCGCGAGTTCCTCCCGCACGTGGACCTGCGGGCCGACCCGGACGCCCAGGCAGCCTTCGACGCCTACGTCACGCTCTACCGCTCGGCCTGGACCGCCTTCCCCGACGCCGGGTCCGCCCTCCGCCGGGCTCGCGCGGCCGGGCTGCGGGTCGGCGTGCTCACCAACGGCGAGGACGCGGTGCAGCGCGCCAAGGCCGCCCGCGGGCGGCTGGACGGGCTTGTCGACGCCTTCGTCGCCTCCTCGACGCTGCCGTGGTCCAAGCCGGACGCGCGGGCATTCCACGCCGCCTGCGAGCTCCTCGGCAGTGAGCCGGAGGGCACGCTGATGGTCGGCGACTCCCTGCCCGTCGACGTCCTCGGCGCCCGCGCGGCCGGCCTGCCCGCGCTGCTCGTGGACCGCTTCGACCGCCACCGGGAGGCCGACCTGCGCGGCGCCGTCCGCGTGCGCTCGCTGGCCGAGATCGCCTTCACCCGCTGA
- a CDS encoding 30S ribosomal protein bS22 yields the protein MGSVIKKRRKRMAKKKHRKLLKKTRVQRRKLGK from the coding sequence GTGGGCTCCGTCATCAAGAAGCGCCGCAAGCGCATGGCCAAGAAGAAGCACCGCAAGCTGCTGAAGAAGACGCGCGTCCAGCGCCGCAAGCTCGGCAAGTAG